Proteins encoded together in one Variovorax paradoxus EPS window:
- a CDS encoding serine/threonine protein kinase, producing the protein MTTNDSSIGNGDSPPSDAQDAEKPHPLGVGHRLDEFELLEVIGEGGFGIVYRAYDHSLQREVAIKEYMPSMLARRVGDNSVHVRSERLTATFQAGLRSFINEARTLAQFSHPALVRVHRFWESNSTAYMAIQLYKGRTLRRLADEEPAKITEPWLLGMLGPLLGALETLHRNQCFHRDIAPDNIFIQHDDLPVLLDFGAARKSIADLVDEVAVMVKSGYSPIEQYADDNTLRQGAWTDMYALGAVLYRAVTGHPPPSAVVRSVQDAYVPLSSMGRGDLSPGFCAAVDHTLAVHSKDRTQTVAVFAAELGLVKLGDIYVNTMAAPTVIIPSAPVPATPPPPPLSPMPTPLEAAAVAAQPAAVAEPVQTQPPAPPPRAASNGSGSKPVAQKKTPALARWGLLGGLLIALVAVGAWIGLRVTSGKPDTTTAMVPMPPPAPPMSDRAAPPVAMPAPGTSAPAAGPSATDGTPPAGGATVISDGTAAPPAAPAAPASAPSSQGPLTPLENVPVTTPSAEAQAGATSPVLPQALTEAEDWNLAQAENSREGYEAYLRRYRRGPHARDARNAIAELNRLSANSGAPSAPSVPSAVAAPGMGRVQFNIRPWGQVFVDGADRGVSPPLKTLPLRPGVYNIEVRNGDLEVYRQRVTVQDSRSVPVVAHEFK; encoded by the coding sequence ATGACGACGAACGACAGCAGCATCGGCAACGGCGACAGTCCGCCGTCCGACGCGCAGGACGCGGAGAAACCGCACCCGCTGGGCGTGGGCCACCGGCTGGACGAGTTCGAATTGCTGGAGGTGATCGGCGAAGGCGGCTTCGGCATCGTCTACCGCGCCTACGACCATTCGCTGCAGCGCGAGGTCGCGATCAAGGAGTACATGCCCTCCATGCTCGCGCGCCGCGTGGGCGACAACAGCGTGCACGTGCGCTCCGAGCGGCTCACCGCCACCTTCCAGGCGGGCCTTCGCAGCTTCATCAACGAGGCGCGCACGCTCGCGCAGTTCAGCCATCCGGCGCTGGTGCGGGTGCATCGCTTCTGGGAGTCGAATTCCACCGCCTACATGGCGATCCAGCTCTACAAGGGCCGCACGCTGCGCCGCCTCGCAGACGAGGAGCCCGCGAAGATCACCGAGCCGTGGCTGCTGGGCATGCTCGGCCCGCTGCTCGGCGCGCTGGAGACGCTGCACCGCAACCAGTGCTTTCACCGCGACATCGCGCCCGACAACATCTTCATCCAGCACGATGACCTGCCGGTGCTGCTCGACTTCGGCGCGGCGCGCAAGTCGATCGCCGACCTGGTCGACGAAGTGGCGGTGATGGTGAAGTCGGGCTACTCGCCCATCGAGCAGTACGCCGACGACAACACGCTGCGGCAGGGTGCGTGGACCGACATGTATGCATTGGGCGCCGTGCTGTACCGGGCGGTTACCGGCCACCCGCCGCCATCGGCCGTGGTGCGCAGCGTTCAGGACGCCTACGTGCCGCTGTCGTCCATGGGCCGCGGCGACCTGAGCCCCGGCTTCTGCGCCGCGGTCGATCACACGCTGGCCGTGCACAGCAAGGACCGCACGCAGACCGTTGCCGTGTTCGCGGCCGAGCTGGGGCTGGTGAAGCTGGGCGATATCTATGTGAACACGATGGCGGCGCCGACGGTGATCATTCCGTCCGCGCCCGTGCCGGCCACGCCGCCACCTCCGCCGCTGTCGCCAATGCCGACGCCGCTCGAAGCAGCCGCCGTCGCTGCGCAGCCTGCGGCAGTGGCCGAGCCGGTGCAGACCCAGCCTCCTGCACCGCCGCCGAGAGCCGCGTCGAACGGGAGTGGCAGCAAGCCTGTCGCGCAGAAGAAGACACCGGCGCTTGCGCGCTGGGGCTTGTTGGGCGGGTTGCTGATCGCACTCGTCGCCGTGGGTGCCTGGATCGGCCTGCGCGTGACCTCGGGCAAGCCGGACACGACGACGGCCATGGTGCCGATGCCGCCGCCCGCGCCGCCGATGTCCGATCGCGCCGCGCCGCCGGTCGCCATGCCCGCACCCGGCACCAGTGCACCCGCTGCCGGGCCTTCGGCCACCGACGGCACGCCGCCAGCCGGCGGTGCGACGGTGATTTCGGACGGCACCGCCGCGCCGCCCGCGGCTCCTGCAGCTCCTGCGAGCGCGCCGTCGTCGCAAGGACCGCTGACGCCGCTCGAGAACGTGCCGGTCACAACACCTTCGGCCGAGGCACAGGCCGGGGCGACGTCGCCGGTTCTCCCGCAGGCGCTCACCGAAGCCGAGGACTGGAACCTTGCCCAGGCTGAAAATTCGCGGGAAGGCTACGAGGCCTATCTGCGTCGCTACCGGCGCGGCCCGCACGCAAGAGACGCGCGCAACGCGATCGCGGAGCTGAATCGGCTTTCGGCGAACTCCGGCGCGCCGTCCGCGCCCTCTGTGCCGTCGGCGGTGGCCGCACCGGGCATGGGGCGTGTGCAGTTCAACATCCGGCCGTGGGGCCAGGTGTTCGTCGATGGCGCGGACCGCGGCGTGAGCCCCCCGCTCAAGACGCTGCCCCTGCGACCGGGGGTCTACAACATCGAGGTGCGCAACGGGGACCTCGAGGTGTACCGCCAGCGCGTGACCGTGCAGGACAGCCGGTCGGTGCCTGTGGTGGCGCACGAGTTCAAGTAG
- a CDS encoding LysR family transcriptional regulator, translating to MDRLRAYEVFVTVVARGSFTKAADALDTSPANVTRYVNELEAHLRTRLINRTSRRLSLTEGGEALFDRAKSILEEVAETEALATTASLQPRGRLRINAPLSFGSLVLAPLWPKFMAKYPDVELDIALIDRVVDIVEEGYDLAIRISRTSSGNHIARRLGRSQNLVCASPDYLSSHGMPQVPADLSRHLCLGYTYGATSDEWQFAGPGGSLESVRVRWALRANNGETARAAALAGAGIIWQPSFVIGEDVRTGRLVEVMPGYHMPPVDILAIYASRRHLSAKVRVMVDFLVEAFQDAPLVEGVAAAAAAAAV from the coding sequence ATGGACCGATTGCGTGCCTACGAGGTATTCGTCACCGTGGTGGCGCGAGGCAGTTTCACCAAGGCGGCCGATGCGCTGGACACCTCGCCGGCCAACGTGACGCGCTACGTCAACGAGCTGGAAGCGCACTTGCGTACGCGGCTCATCAACCGGACATCGCGCCGCCTGTCGCTCACCGAAGGCGGCGAAGCATTGTTCGACCGCGCGAAATCGATCCTTGAAGAAGTCGCGGAGACAGAGGCGCTGGCGACCACCGCCTCCCTCCAGCCGCGGGGGCGCCTGCGCATCAACGCGCCACTGAGTTTCGGCAGCCTCGTGCTGGCGCCGCTGTGGCCGAAGTTCATGGCGAAGTACCCCGATGTCGAACTCGACATCGCGCTCATCGACCGCGTGGTCGACATCGTCGAAGAGGGCTACGACCTGGCCATCCGCATTTCTCGGACCTCGTCGGGCAACCATATCGCGCGCCGGCTGGGCCGTTCGCAGAACCTGGTCTGCGCCTCGCCGGACTACCTTTCAAGCCATGGCATGCCCCAAGTGCCGGCAGACCTGTCGCGCCACTTGTGCCTCGGCTACACATACGGTGCGACCTCCGACGAGTGGCAGTTCGCCGGCCCCGGCGGTTCGCTGGAATCCGTGCGCGTGCGCTGGGCCCTGCGCGCCAACAATGGCGAAACCGCCCGCGCCGCGGCGCTCGCAGGTGCCGGCATCATCTGGCAGCCGAGCTTCGTGATCGGAGAGGATGTGCGCACCGGACGGTTGGTCGAGGTCATGCCCGGATATCACATGCCGCCCGTCGACATCCTGGCGATCTACGCAAGCCGCCGGCATCTCAGCGCGAAGGTGCGGGTGATGGTCGACTTTCTGGTCGAGGCATTTCAAGACGCGCCGCTTGTCGAAGGCGTGGCGGCAGCGGCAGCGGCAGCGGCAGTCTGA
- a CDS encoding alpha/beta fold hydrolase, with protein sequence MTDTDFTPAAPSTSTRRALLGGAVAVGAALTMGGTAHAAAAADAVPGFRSGSADVNGTRIHYRIGGSGPTVVLLHGYAETGHMWNPLMPLLAKTHTVVVPDLRGAGNSSKPETGYGKKNMAVDIHELVRSLGIRSVSIVGHDIGLMVAYAYAAQFPSETDKVVLMDAFLPGIGAWQNVWLLRDLWHFHFHGATPLALVKGRERIYFEHFWNDFAADPKHSVPEADRQFYARAYAQPGGMRAGFEYFKAFEQDAAEFAELGKTPLPMPMLVLSGEKAGGTFLIEQGKMVATQVQGVIVKGSGHWLMEEAPEQVIPALVNFLG encoded by the coding sequence ATGACCGACACCGATTTCACCCCCGCCGCCCCCTCCACATCGACCCGCCGCGCCTTGCTCGGCGGTGCCGTCGCCGTGGGCGCCGCCCTGACCATGGGCGGCACCGCGCACGCGGCCGCCGCCGCCGACGCCGTGCCGGGCTTCCGCTCGGGCAGCGCGGACGTCAACGGCACCCGCATCCACTACCGCATCGGCGGCAGCGGGCCGACCGTCGTGCTGCTGCACGGCTATGCCGAAACCGGGCACATGTGGAACCCGCTCATGCCGTTGCTGGCGAAAACACACACCGTGGTCGTGCCCGACCTCCGAGGTGCCGGTAATTCGTCGAAGCCCGAGACGGGCTATGGCAAGAAGAACATGGCCGTCGACATCCACGAGCTTGTGCGGTCGCTGGGCATTCGCAGCGTCAGCATCGTCGGGCACGACATCGGCCTGATGGTGGCCTACGCGTATGCCGCGCAGTTTCCTTCGGAGACCGACAAGGTGGTGCTCATGGACGCCTTCCTGCCCGGCATCGGCGCATGGCAGAACGTCTGGCTGCTGCGCGATCTGTGGCATTTCCATTTCCACGGTGCGACACCGCTGGCGCTCGTGAAAGGGCGCGAGCGCATCTATTTCGAGCACTTCTGGAACGACTTCGCGGCCGACCCGAAGCACTCGGTGCCCGAAGCCGACCGCCAGTTCTATGCCAGGGCCTACGCGCAACCCGGCGGGATGCGTGCAGGGTTCGAATATTTCAAGGCATTCGAGCAGGATGCGGCCGAGTTCGCCGAACTGGGCAAGACGCCGCTGCCCATGCCGATGCTGGTCCTCTCCGGTGAAAAGGCCGGCGGAACCTTCCTGATCGAGCAGGGAAAGATGGTCGCAACCCAAGTGCAGGGCGTGATCGTCAAAGGCTCCGGCCACTGGTTGATGGAAGAGGCGCCGGAGCAGGTCATTCCGGCCTTGGTCAACTTCCTGGGCTAG